From Saccharomyces kudriavzevii IFO 1802 strain IFO1802 genome assembly, chromosome: 11:
GATAAATGCAACGTAATACTTTCATATAAACAGCACATATTTGATAATTGAGTTTTGCTTATTGAGCTATCAAAGAGTTTCATAGGGCATGTAATGTGTAaatattgtatttttttcgttacTCGCGACTATTTTCTCAAGAAAAAGCCGCGCTacagaaaaggaagattaAGAAATGCCCCTTTTGAAAGGCTTAAAAAATTCCTATCCCGAACGAGCGCCAACAATAATTAACATTATTCTCACATTTGCAACagttgaatatttttcttttggttcCTATATCTTTGAAGGTTTATTGTTTGCGTTGATTGAATTTTCGAAGCATTTGTACTTTCATTATATTACCTCACAATTCTTTTGTATACAGCGAGCGATCAATCATCTTAGAAAAGGCGTAATTTTAGAAAAGCTCCTCAcaatttctgaaaatgtaTTCCTGGAAgtcaaaattcaaatttggaaaatcaaaagaagaaaaagaagccaAACATAGtggattttttcattcttctaaaaaagaagagtcACAGAATAGTCAAGAAACCGCGGGTGACCATGATGCTTCAGTAACTCGTTCGTCTTTGGACAGAAAGGGAACAATAAATCcatcaaattcatcagTGGTTCCAGTACGTGTTTCATATGATGCATCTTCGTCGACCTCTACTGTACGAGATTCGAACGGCGGAAACTTAGAGAACATCAATTCACCTCAAAATTTGGATGACACAGCGAATATCGGCTCTACAGGAACACCTAACGATGCCACATCAAGTTCAGGAATGATGACTATTAAAGTATACAATGGTGATGGTTTCATTTTACCTTTTCCTATAACTTCAAGTGAGCAAATATTGAATAAGCTATTAGCCTCCGGTGTTCCTCCGCCACATAAGGAAATTGCCAAAGAAGTAGATGCGCTTATTGCACAGCTGTCTCGCGTTCAACTGAAGAACCAAGGTCCAGCAGATGAGGATTTGATCTCTAGTGAATCAGCAGCAAAGTTTATTCCGTCCACTATCATGTTGCCAGGCTCCTCGACCTTAAATCCATTACTTTACTTCACTATCGAATTTGATAATACTGTTGCCACTATTGAAGCAGAATATGGAACAATTGCTAACCCTGGTTTCAATAAGATATCTACATTTGATGTAACAAGAAAATTACCATACCTAAAGATTGATGTATTTGCCAGGATTCCCTCCATCCTTTTGCCATCAAAGTCATGGCAGCAGGAAATGGGTGTACAGGACGAGAAGCTGCAAGCCATCTTCGATAAAATAAATTCTAACCAAGATATACATTTAGATTCCTTCCATTTGCCTATTAACCTAAGTTTTGACTCCGCGGCCAGTATTAGATTATATAACCACCACTGGATTACCTTAGATAATGGCTTAGGAAAGATCAACATCAGCATTGACTACAAACCCTCTAGAAACAAGCCCTTGTCAATAGATGATTTTGACCTTTTGAAGGTTATTGGTAAGGGTTCGTTTGGCAAGGTAATGCAGGTCAGAAAGAAAGATACACAGAAAGTTTACGCCTTGAAGGCAATTAGAAAATCATATATTGTGTCCAAATCTGAAGTTACGCATACTTTAGCCGAAAGGACAGTTTTAGCTCGCGTTGATTGTCCATTCATCGTACCcttgaaattttcctttcaaTCACCAGAAAAATTGTATTTTGTGTTGGCGTTTATCAATGGTGGTGAGCTGTTCTATCACCTACAAAAGGAAGGAAGATTCGATTTGTCTCGTGCCAGATTTTATACAGCTGAACTGTTATGTGCGTTAGACAACTTGCACAAATTGGATGTCATTTATCGTGATTTGAAGCCAGAGAATATTCTATTAGATTACCAAGGGCATATTGCACTTTGTGATTTCGGGCTGTGTAAACTGAATATGAAGGACGATGACAAGACGGACACATTCTGTGGCACCCCAGAATATCTGGCACCAGAACTATTATTAGGTTTAGGTTATTCAAAGGCAGTAGATTGGTGGACGCTGGGTGTCTTGTTATATGAGATGTTGACGGGCCTCCCTCCATACTATGACGAGGATGTTCCGAAAATgtataagaaaattttgcaaGAGCCACTAGTATTCCCAGACGGATTCGATAGAGATGCGAAGGATTTATTGATCGGTCTATTAAGTCGTGACCCGACGAGAAGGTTGGGCTACAATGGCGCCGATGAAATTAGAAATCATCCTTTTTTCAGTCAATTGTCGTGGAAGCGTTTGCTGATGAAGGGTTATATTCCCCCATACAAGCCTGCCGTTAGTAATTCTATGGATACTAGCAATTTTGATGAGGAATTTACTAGGGAGAAGCCAATCGATAGTGTGGTCGATGAATATTTAAGTGAAAGCGTTCAAAAGCAATTCGGTGGCTGGACATATGTTGGAAATGAACAGCTCGGTAGCTCAATGGTACAAGGCAGAAGCATTAGATAGAATTAGTATTTTCATAGTCTAGTAGTTTACTCAAAACTTTAcataaaagaacaaaaaagctTCTGTTTCAATTATTTCCCTTATTTGAATCCAGGGGGTCTGTATAGTTAAATGTGCCTTGTAGTGCCGGAATTCTAAACGTGGCTAATGCTTTCCACATGTGTGGCGTGCCTCCCATGGTTATTGCCTTTTGTCTTCGCTAATTGCTAAGATTAAGAACTCCCATCTTACCCTCTCCAGATTTGGTCGATGGGACGGCAGaaagttaaaaaaaaaggtgttgaaaattttctccttgtataaaaaaaaacttgatgAGCATCTCTCGTTTGGAGtggttttcctttttatatAAGGTTGTTTAGCTACTGTtcaattcaataaaaaaaatttctctgaTCACCGCTATTTATATCTCAGCAAGGAAGAAACATACTTTGGTAAAGgaataaatttttcacgAGAACACAACGGACAAGATGATGGCTTTTGAGCATACAAGTAAGCGATCACCTCAGGACTTTGCTGCTTCTGTGGatccaaagaaaagaaaggtCCAATTTTCCGATAGTACTGGGCTAGTAACCCTTCACTCAGAGGAAATGAAAGACGAGATGTTTTCAACTGCTATGTATGGCAGGTTCGTGATATCTGCACTAGATGATCTAGATAAGAACGACCTAACTCAGATCAGCATTATCGCCAGTCAAGTCGCGCTTCCGAGAAAGAATTCTGAAAGAATCGATGATAAGAATTTCAATGTTCTTTTGGATATCTTATCTAGTAATATTAACAGGATAGAATCCTCCAGGGGAACTTTCCTAATACAAACTATTATAAACTTTGAGAAGTGGTGGGAATTACCTCCACAAACTCTaagtaaatatatatatttcattAAAATCCTTTGCTCGAGTATACCCAAATGGTGGCAAGACGTTTCGATGATACTGGTAtcttgttttattttacCAACCGAACAGACGGTGTGTCATCATGACATGCTTAAATATTTCTTAAGGATGATCCCCTCATCAATGGGTTTCATAGATACATATTTGGCCAAATTTTTCCCAAATAAAAACGATACTCGGAAAAAGTTGGTTAATTACACCTCAAATTTGCTGAAACTGAGAGGCTACTGCTCTGAACTGGGGTTCCAAATTTGGTCCTTACTGATAGAAAAGATTATTTCCATTGATGTTGAATTACAGAATGAGCTAGATGAATTGGATGACGATGTGGATGACGGCGACCTAGAGGACGTTGACTTAGAGGACGACGATTTAACAGATGACCAATCGGgagatgataatgatgagagtgaagaagataacgATAATGAACAGTCAAAATCTGCAGCAGCTGATGCTAATCAAAGtgacaatgatgatatGGAAGTCATTGAAGGCATGGACGGTGCTGAAGAATATAACGTAGAGCTGACACAAGGAATCAAAGAATTGTCTACTAAATTAGACGCCATTTTGACGTTGGTAAGCACGCATGTGGAAGAACAAGTGACACCGGAAAGCTTGGAAAATGGTGAAGGTGTTGGAGTATTCAATACTTTAACAACACTATTCAAGACACACGTTTTGCCCACGTATTATACTAGATCGATTCAATATATCATGTTTCATGTTTCACAACAACAACTAGAACTAATGGACTCCTTTTTAGTCACGCTTATAGACATTTCCTTTGCCCCCAATCAAGCTGCagagaagaagatcaaGTCATTACAATATTTGGGTTCGTATATTGGGAGGGCCAAAAAGCTTTCCAGAACTCAAATCATATTCGTAGCAAGCTATCTGACGTCGTGGTTGAACAGATACGTTAtcgaaagagaagaagaagtggATCAACGGGGAGGAATGGAAAGATTCAAGCATTTCTATGCTGCATTCCAGGCATTATGTTACATTTTCTGCTTCAGACATAGCATTTTCAGAGATACTGACGGTAACTGGGAATGTGAATTAGACAAgttcttccaaagaatGGTAATTTCTAAGTTTAATCCATTGAAGTTTTGTAATGAAAATGTTATGCTAATGTTTGCTCGTATTGCCCAGCAGGAAAGCGTTGCGTATTGTTTCAGtataattgaaaacaacaacaatgaaaGACTGAGAGGTATTATCGGCAAGGCTGACAGCGATAGAAGGGAAACGTTGGTACAGGCCAATACTGCATCATCTTCTTGGTCCTTGGCCACCAGACAACAGTTCATTGATTTACAGAGTTATTTCCCCTTTGatcctttgtttttgaagaactaTAAGACATTAATGAAGGAATATTACATAGAGTGGAGTGAAGCAAGCGGTGAATACGAAAGTGATGGTTCGGATGACTAGAATCgttttccaaagaaaatcttcGATACAGGCCTTTTCCACACTAATGACATAGCAAGGGAGGATATACTATTAACAAGTGATAGTAGGAGTATATAGCATAGACGCATCTAACACAATTTTAAGCTTTTAGATATTAATTAAAATTAGTATCTAATCTTCACGACGCACTCTTTGGGCGATAGTTtgcattttcaaaaatttgttcaTCCTCATCACTAATTACGTAAGCGCTTGGTATTCTTAGCTGTTCTGCTTATTAAAGAGTTTCTGTGGGGAGGGGTTCCTGAATCAAAACTTAAGTTATCGGAGCAAAATACACTCAAATATACCTGGGCCAACTTTTATAGTCAGCTAAATAGTAGTAGATATTGTTGAACAAACCAAACAGATCAAGTTGCAGCAGAAgttctttttgtttcttcatttgTAATTgggaacaagaaaaaccTTACAGGGATACAAGTGTAATGTATATCACTTTTAATGAAGCTTTGGATGGTCCGTTCGGTAATCTAGAAAGTCCAAACCATGACTTTAAGGTAGGCGACCCTAACATGGTCCCAACGCCTCCTATGGATTCAGATTCCGCGGCTATAAGTCTAGCGTTCCTAATAAGTCTTTCGATTACATTTGCAATATTGATGCTTATCTTGGTAGTAATAGCTGCATATGTTACCTTCtgtggtgatgatgaatcagaatatgatgaagagaaTGCGCTAGGCACACGAACTTCAGGAACTTTACATTCTTTGTTTGGCAAAAAGCATACTGGCATCCTGTTGGATTCTAGCTTTGCGTCTCCTGGTGGGTTCGATGAGGAGATTGTTCTTCAGGAAAGAGAACTTGAGGAGCTGCCAAAGATGTCTGCGTATGAGGTTGAGTTGTATATTAGAACAAAAGAGTTCCAGATGATGAGCCCGCCCGTGGTAAAGGAATTCGGCACATATTTGAATAGTGATGACCAGCAATTTATAAAGGATCGTGGTATCCAAAGCTATTTCTTGCTGCCCAGTatcaatgataatattgATAAATATGGAAACTTTCTACCAAGTTTCATCGTCCAAGATAAACTAGATAtacaattttcaaaatttaatAAGAGCTCGTCCACGGTAATGAACTATCCGTTACCCCATAATAGGAAGGATGCAGTTTATTTCGAAGTCAAAGTTTTCAGGTATATTCCAAAATCTAATAGTATATTCAGTATAGGTTTGACCACTGTACCATATCCCTACTTCAGGGTACCAGGCATGGCTAAATATTCCATTGCTTACGAATCGACAGGTAAACTCAGAATAAATAATCCCTTCACCGCTAGCACTTTATTACCAAAGTTGGAAGAAGGTGACACTGTGGGATTTGGGTACAGGTATAAAACAGGGACGATCTTTATTACACATAATGGTAAAAAATTAATGGACGTAACACAGAACATTGGCATTGATCTTTTCATTGGGATTGGCGCGTTCAATGCTGCATATACAAGAACATATACAAGGGATGGATTGTTGGAAGATCCAGATAATATAAGCTTCCGTGAAGCTTTGTCAGAAGGTAAAGATATTGCGGTTGTCAAAGATCTTCAGAGAGTTCACGATCCACATGATGAGAGTGACGAAATGACGTCCGATGAAGTTGAATTACACGTAAATTTAGGCCAGGTTGGATTTGTTTTTATAGAAGCCaatgtgaaaaaatatgcgTTTGGAAGCGTTTACGGACAAATTGGGATTCCTCCAGCCTATAATGGAACCGAGATTAACAAGGACACTATTTTACAGAAGGGAGAAGAATTGCCACCAAGATATGCCGATACcgataatttttttggcaacATGCAAGTAAAGGAAGGTTCATCTTCCGGAATAATGGCGCAAACAAGTAGGCCCATGCGGTCAATTGGGACAtatgaaagaatttcttcTAACTTTGACAGAGAAAATAATGTCTACGACGATGCTCTAGAACCTAGCGACAGTAATGCCAAAAATAATGACGAAAATGCAGAAAATGCAGATTACGATGAAACCTCTCCGTTATTGGAAAGTGATAGTATTAAAAGATCtacaaattcaaatacCCCTTACGAAATTTATGGTGAAGCTATCAATAAGAACTTTAAGAACAAGCCTGGCAAAAAACGTCAAAAGAACAGAGGTAAACCTtctaaaaagaagaagaggtcGAGAAGATAGAGAGACGTTATTATATTAGGTTTTCCGGCCCCAATttatgcatatatatatatatatatatatatatattcccactggctttttttctcaatttgATGGTTTAGTTGGGTTTATTATCTgaatacatatataagaaTTCATTCATATTCAGTCTTCTGCTAGTACATACGAATCGGCTaacgtttctttttgcccTTGttcttattctttttcttttttgaagctGAAGAGTTACCATTGCTATTTTGCGCAGCGCTAACACCTTTTTTCTGTCCAGCAGTGGTTTTCGTGGCTGCAGGTTCgttcttttcaacatcTGTGTTAACGATTAAAGTAGCCAGACCGACAATGTCCTGAATATTTTTagcttttgtttttttatctgAGTTTTTTGCGTTAGCgttcttttgctttttcttcaattgtgctttcttttcaactttgCCTGGAGTTACAGATACACCTCGTGGGCCCAGTGCACTGAGCAGCCTTGAAACATCCTTACTCTTGTTGGTGGTAAATCTGTAGTTTGAAGATAAGTGTGAGTTATGAGTTCTAAACGAGACTTTTGTGTTTGTCTTTGGTGTAGGTGGTTTATATGATATAGAAAAAAGTGTCTGAGATGGGTTCACCTCAAAAAGGTGAACACTGTTCATGATGAAATTGTCAATGGGTTTAACGGACATGTTTCGTGCTTTGGATGACCTGATAATTTTCGGGAGAAAGATAAACTGTACCGTCCTGTTTGGCCCTAATGAGCTTTACTCAATAGGAACTCATGGCGTTGTTCTGATGAAAATAGCCAACGCTTGtgattttccaaagaaGCGGAGCTTACCCTGCCGTCCCAACCAAAGGTATAGAGGGACTTTAGTGGTGGGCATGATGTCCACTTCCACTGAGGTTAGCAATCAGCATTTTAGCGCTTTATCAATTCTGTTCACCACTAATCAAGATTAAATAGTGAATAAAATAAGGCTTATGGAAGGTTTTAGGTTGCTTTGTGTGGTAATGGTAGTTCTTTTGCACTGAGAAAGACATTGTTGCCAAAAGCTCACTTCAGAAAATTGTCTTCGACTGCTGAAGCAATGCAATAAAATCGAGCATATCGTGCTcttataaaaaaaacacataGATGTCATTGAATGTATTGAATCAGTTacgtttttctttgtattATTCGCAATACTCTTTTTCCTGTAAATAACTTGCCCATTAACAAAACATATAATCTAGTAgccttatcaaaaaaaagtttattcCTGGGAATTTAAGACCTAAATGCCGTATATTGAAGATATGCATCATGCTACTTCGCCATTGCGCTAAACGCGTTTCTACGATCGTAGGttgtcttcttctctttatATAGAATAACCGCCAATACGGTAAGAAAAAACTCACTCTTATTGTACCGCTAATAGTTCAAAAAGTATATAAAGGAGGTTTGcatagaaaaaaaggatattTGCAGCGGGCATATACTATCATCAGAGGTAGCTAACAGACAACTACCAGGCACACAGTCATTGCAGCGAGTCCCCACGGTTTTGAGGAAGAGCTAACTTAGACGTGGCCTTTTTAATAACGACAGAACAACAATATAGGGAGCATATAACCGGCGGTCGTTGAAGACACCACCATAACCGTCAATAAGTATCATAACGGAGAACCGCTATTCGTGCCGTGTGATTCTAAATGATGTTCAAGTCGAAAACAAGTACTCCAAATTATATCGAATCCTTGGTCTCCATAGAAGATGATCGCAACAGGGTTCCTATAAATTCTAAAGAAACCAGCCAAATGAGGTATTTGAACGTACCAGGAAACAGAAGCCGACATTCGTCTGTTGCAGATTCTAGAAGAAACTCTACCAAATATGATGGAGGCTACTCTGCGGATATAACCCCCGCCCAGTTGAGatttattgataatataGACTACAGCGCAAGATTAAGGAGAACATTGCAGAGAAACTCAGTGGTTTTAAACAATTACAATAACCTCAGCAAGAACGACCGTTGGTACTTTGATCTATTCGATagagaatattttgaaaactatCTTGAAGAACCTGCGTATATtaaaatcttcaagaagaaagaagagttGGAACAGTTCGATAGGATGTTCTTAGCTCAAGAGTTAAAAATTCCCGACGTATACAAATCAGCCACTCATCAAGGGGAACCGGCAGCGACCAATTCAGAGCtttacaaaaattcaatatGTTGCTGTACATTCAGTCATGACGGTAAGTATATGGTTATTGGTTGCAAAGATGGCTCTTTGCACCTATGGAAAGTCATAAATTCGCCCGTCAAGAGATCTGAAATGGGTCGCTCAGAAAAATCAGTCAGCGTGACTAGAGCAAACTCGCTAAAAATCCAAAGGCATCTGGCTAGCATCAGTTCTCACAACGGTTCCATATCAAGTAATGACTTAAAACTAGGCGACCAACTTGATGGAGCTTCGAAGCAGTTACATCTATACGCACCTGTTTTTTATTCCGATGTGTTCAGGGTTTTCATGGAACATGCTCTAGATATCTTAGACGCAAACTGGTCCAAAAACGGATTCCTAATAACAGCGTCAATGGACAAAACTGCAAAACTATGGCATcctgaaagaaaatgctcGTTAAAAACGTTCGTTCACCCAGATTTTGTTACTTCcgctatttttttccctggCGACGATCGCTTTATAATAACAGGTTGTTTAGATCACAAGTGTCGATTGTGGTCCATACTGGACAATGAAGTTTCCTATGCTTTTGATTGTAAAGATTTGATAACGTCCTTGACGTTATCCCCTTCCGATGGCGAATATACAATAATTGGTACTTTTAATGGGTATATTTATGTCCTAATGACACATGGcttaaaatttcttttatcaTTTCATGTAGCTGATAAAAGTACTCAAGGAACCGCCAAAAATAGCTTCCACCCGTCTTCTGAATACGGAAAAGCTCAGCATGGGCCTCGGATTACTGGTTtacaatgttttttttccaaagtgGACAAAAATCTAAGATTGATAGTCACTACaaatgattcaaaaatccaaatcTTTGATCTCAATGAAAAGAGACCTTTGGAAGTATTAAAGGGATTTCAAAGTGGTTCTTCACGACATAAAGGCCAattaatgataatgaaaaacgAGCCCGTGGTTTTTACAGGTAGTGATGATCATTGGTTTTACGCCTGGAGAATGCGATCCTACAACCTGTCAGCAGAAATGAATAGCGTCGTTCCACATAGGAAAAAGAGGATAAGCGGCAACATGAGTCTGAAAGGGCTTTTGAGGATTGTCTCTAATAAGAGCACAAATGATGAAACTTTGACAGAAACCTCAAACCAAGGCGACTCGCGCAAGTTTACCAGCCCTTCAAAAAGTGCCCCTCAAGCGCAATCTGTGGGGAGTCAAGCAATCAAAAACGGTCATTATGTGTCATTCCATGCCCATAATGCCCCCGTCACATGCGCTTTCATAGCCCCTGACGTTGCACTCAAAAACCTCTCGCTGTCAAACGATTTAATTTTCGAACTGACTTCGCAATATTTTTCGGAATTGAATCAGCAGAATATGGGACACAGTGATGCAAACAAAAGCAAGTTTGTTAACGCCATTAAAGAAACAGGGGGATTCAGCTCAAATCTGTCGAATGTTGTGAATAATGTCGGAACAATTTTAATAACAACAGATAGCCAGGGCTTGATTCGTGTTTTTAGAACTGATATCCTACCAGAaatacgaaaaaaaattatagaaAAGTTCCATGAGTACAACTTGTTTCATCTTGAGGTTGCtggcaaaagaaacagccacaataatgacaatatATCTGAAAGTAGAATGAATGTGACAAGACCAACGGAAGGCAATGAATTCAGTACTTCGGTACCTACAAATACGCGGAATAGCGAGCCAAGCCATGATTTTTACGATCTGCATTCAAACAGTAGCCAAGTGATTTCTGGAATGCCGCCAAGAGCTAGCGCCATCTTTAAGAACTCGATATTCAATAAGTCCAACGGAAGTTTTATATCCTCAAAATCCAGAAGTGAAAGCACAAACTCTACGGTATTTGGACCCCACGATATTCCCAAAAGCTCTACTACAAGCCCGAAATTAAAATGTGACGTCTGCAATGGATCCAGTTTTGAATGCGCTTCAAAAAACCCGATTGCTGGCGGTGATAATGGTTTTACTTGCACTGACTGTGGTACAATCCTTAATAATTTTAGATAAGGGGCTATACAGGCGCAAAGTTTGTTTGGTGCAATCTTATTCTATCACTACATTAGAATATCTCCAAATAGCATactattgttgttttttcatAGCGATCTttaatattcttcattattgacacattttctttaaatccATATATACCGAAAAAAACGCCGGAAACGGGCTAACGCTACTGGGGCGTGTTTAAATACCATTTGAACTATAAGACaagtaaaagaagaaaaaaagatttcaTTCTCAAATAAAATAGCCTAAGGGTCCACATCTGCTCTTTATTCAGTTGTTAACAAGAGTTTACAAGGCTATTAAAAGAGGTCACTAAAAGAAAGTTAGTACTTAATACCTCATTAGTCACAGCGGGATCGGCTTTCTAGTGggcggaaaaaaaaagtaaagaaaacgaaCATTAAGCACCGCTGAAATTTCAAGCTGTGACTAAGTCGTCAAATGAtaaatattatatataaatatatataaagcTCATTATTTACACGCAACATGAGATGtactttttcctttcataATGCTCCGCGCCACCAGATCAAAAgtaaatttctttgattgcTACAGCAACCAAGACTCAAGTTCACTCACCGAATTATATCATCAGCAAGTATGTCATCTGCCGACTCaaaacaagagaaagaggTTGAGAAAACAGCCGCTCAAAAGATATCGAAGTTCGGCTCATTCATGGCTGGTGGGTTAGCAGCATGTATAGCGGTTACTGTTACCAATCCAATCGAGTTGATCAAGATCAGAATGCAACTTCAAGGTGAAATGTCCGCGTCAGCCGCGAAAGTTTACAAGAACCCCATTCAAGGTATGGCAgtaattttcaaaaatgaaggtATAAAAGGTCTACAAAAGGGTTTGAATGCTGCTTATATCTATCAAATTGGGCTAAATGGTTCCAGATTGGGGTTTTATGAACCAATTAGATCATCTTTAaatcaacttttctttccagGTCAAGAATCACACAAGGTCCAAAGCGTCGGAGTTAACGTCTTTTCTGGTGCTGCATCTGGTATAATTGGTGCAGTCGTTGGTTCtccattatttttggtgAAAACGAGACTTCAATCCTATTCTGAGTTTATAAAAATTGGTGAACAAACCCACTACTCTGGTGTTTGGAATGGGTTGGTGACCATCTTCAAAACTGAGGGTGTTAAAGGGCTATTTAGAGGTATTGATGCTGCCATTCTTAGAACAGGTGCTGGTTCCTCTGTTCAACTACCAATTTACAATACTGCAAAGAGCATTTTAGTCAAGAATGATCTGATGAAGGATGGTCCAGCTTTACATTTAACTGCCAGTACTATATCTGGTTTAGGTGTTGCTGTAGTTATGAACCCTTGGGATGTCATTTTGACAAGAATTTATAATCAGAAGGGTGACTTATACAAAGGACCTATAGACTGTTTGGTCAAAACGGTTAAAATCGAAGGTGTTACAGCTTTATATAAGGGTTTTGCAGCTCAAGTCTTTAGAATTGCCCCTCACACAATCATGTGTTTGACCTTTATGGAACAAACAATGAAGCTAGTTTATTCGATAGAGTCGAGAGTTTTAGGCCATAATTGATACCCATAAAAAATAGAGgcttgaaatttcatcCGCTGTACTGGAACAATTCCACTTTATTAATGGTTTAGTTAgacctttttcttcttatcaTGTAGCATTAAGGAAGATAGagcattttttatttcacATTCATACACTAGAGTTTTATAAACGCAATTATAAACATAAAGAATACACATTACCACTCTTCAGTTTGAAAAGCCGTATCTCTTGAGAACTCACAGTTGTTGTCTATACGAAACTTGATGGTTACAGTGTGATTTTCtccagaattttttttttttccacctTTGTCCtttctttcacttttgcttcttctaattttttcagataACTGTTATAAACAACAACATCTGCCACTAAAACTAAAATTCCGAAAAACAAGCACAACAAGAGACGAACATGGACCGGGAATCTTGTTGAAGTTCCAGTCCAGTACCAGATAGCAACGACGACCGATACGACACTTACCAGGACGTTGAAAACGGTAGTGACTTGTTCTTTGATTTGCTTATTAATTTGTGAAGGCGTAAGCTCATCTTCCTCCATAAGGGAAGAGGCAGGCCCGTTTCTCTTAACCATACCTTGGTATTCCAA
This genomic window contains:
- the YPK1 gene encoding serine/threonine protein kinase YPK1 (similar to Saccharomyces cerevisiae YPK1 (YKL126W) and YPK2 (YMR104C); ancestral locus Anc_2.446), which codes for MYSWKSKFKFGKSKEEKEAKHSGFFHSSKKEESQNSQETAGDHDASVTRSSLDRKGTINPSNSSVVPVRVSYDASSSTSTVRDSNGGNLENINSPQNLDDTANIGSTGTPNDATSSSGMMTIKVYNGDGFILPFPITSSEQILNKLLASGVPPPHKEIAKEVDALIAQLSRVQLKNQGPADEDLISSESAAKFIPSTIMLPGSSTLNPLLYFTIEFDNTVATIEAEYGTIANPGFNKISTFDVTRKLPYLKIDVFARIPSILLPSKSWQQEMGVQDEKLQAIFDKINSNQDIHLDSFHLPINLSFDSAASIRLYNHHWITLDNGLGKINISIDYKPSRNKPLSIDDFDLLKVIGKGSFGKVMQVRKKDTQKVYALKAIRKSYIVSKSEVTHTLAERTVLARVDCPFIVPLKFSFQSPEKLYFVLAFINGGELFYHLQKEGRFDLSRARFYTAELLCALDNLHKLDVIYRDLKPENILLDYQGHIALCDFGLCKLNMKDDDKTDTFCGTPEYLAPELLLGLGYSKAVDWWTLGVLLYEMLTGLPPYYDEDVPKMYKKILQEPLVFPDGFDRDAKDLLIGLLSRDPTRRLGYNGADEIRNHPFFSQLSWKRLLMKGYIPPYKPAVSNSMDTSNFDEEFTREKPIDSVVDEYLSESVQKQFGGWTYVGNEQLGSSMVQGRSIR
- the RRN3 gene encoding rDNA-binding RNA polymerase I transcriptional factor (similar to Saccharomyces cerevisiae RRN3 (YKL125W); ancestral locus Anc_2.447): MMAFEHTSKRSPQDFAASVDPKKRKVQFSDSTGLVTLHSEEMKDEMFSTAMYGRFVISALDDLDKNDLTQISIIASQVALPRKNSERIDDKNFNVLLDILSSNINRIESSRGTFLIQTIINFEKWWELPPQTLSKYIYFIKILCSSIPKWWQDVSMILVSCFILPTEQTVCHHDMLKYFLRMIPSSMGFIDTYLAKFFPNKNDTRKKLVNYTSNLLKLRGYCSELGFQIWSLLIEKIISIDVELQNELDELDDDVDDGDLEDVDLEDDDLTDDQSGDDNDESEEDNDNEQSKSAAADANQSDNDDMEVIEGMDGAEEYNVELTQGIKELSTKLDAILTLVSTHVEEQVTPESLENGEGVGVFNTLTTLFKTHVLPTYYTRSIQYIMFHVSQQQLELMDSFLVTLIDISFAPNQAAEKKIKSLQYLGSYIGRAKKLSRTQIIFVASYLTSWLNRYVIEREEEVDQRGGMERFKHFYAAFQALCYIFCFRHSIFRDTDGNWECELDKFFQRMVISKFNPLKFCNENVMLMFARIAQQESVAYCFSIIENNNNERLRGIIGKADSDRRETLVQANTASSSWSLATRQQFIDLQSYFPFDPLFLKNYKTLMKEYYIEWSEASGEYESDGSDD
- the SSH4 gene encoding Ssh4p (similar to Saccharomyces cerevisiae SSH4 (YKL124W); ancestral locus Anc_2.448); the encoded protein is MYITFNEALDGPFGNLESPNHDFKVGDPNMVPTPPMDSDSAAISLAFLISLSITFAILMLILVVIAAYVTFCGDDESEYDEENALGTRTSGTLHSLFGKKHTGILLDSSFASPGGFDEEIVLQERELEELPKMSAYEVELYIRTKEFQMMSPPVVKEFGTYLNSDDQQFIKDRGIQSYFLLPSINDNIDKYGNFLPSFIVQDKLDIQFSKFNKSSSTVMNYPLPHNRKDAVYFEVKVFRYIPKSNSIFSIGLTTVPYPYFRVPGMAKYSIAYESTGKLRINNPFTASTLLPKLEEGDTVGFGYRYKTGTIFITHNGKKLMDVTQNIGIDLFIGIGAFNAAYTRTYTRDGLLEDPDNISFREALSEGKDIAVVKDLQRVHDPHDESDEMTSDEVELHVNLGQVGFVFIEANVKKYAFGSVYGQIGIPPAYNGTEINKDTILQKGEELPPRYADTDNFFGNMQVKEGSSSGIMAQTSRPMRSIGTYERISSNFDRENNVYDDALEPSDSNAKNNDENAENADYDETSPLLESDSIKRSTNSNTPYEIYGEAINKNFKNKPGKKRQKNRGKPSKKKKRSRR
- the SRP21 gene encoding signal recognition particle subunit SRP21 (similar to Saccharomyces cerevisiae SRP21 (YKL122C); ancestral locus Anc_2.449) — its product is MSVKPIDNFIMNSVHLFEVNPSQTLFSISYKPPTPKTNTKVSFRTHNSHLSSNYRFTTNKSKDVSRLLSALGPRGVSVTPGKVEKKAQLKKKQKNANAKNSDKKTKAKNIQDIVGLATLIVNTDVEKNEPAATKTTAGQKKGVSAAQNSNGNSSASKKKKNKNKGKKKR